The genomic window CCGGCATCGTCGGCACCGCGATCGGTCTCGCGCTGCGCGGGTACCGCCCGGTCGTCGAGATCCAGTTCGACGGATTCGTCTTCCCCGCGTACGACCAGATCGTCACGCAGCTCGCGAAGATGCACGCCCGCGCGCTCGGCAAGATCAAGCTGCCGGTCGTCGTCCGTATCCCGTACGGCGGCGGCATCGGCGCCGTCGAGCACCACTCCGAGTCGCCCGAGGCGCTCTTCGCGCATGTCTCGGGCCTGAAGGTGGTCTCGCCCTCGAACGCGTCGGACGGCTACTGGATGCTCCAGCAGGCCATCCAGAGCGACGACCCGGTGATCTTCTTCGAGCCGAAGCGGCGCTACTGGGACAAGGCCGAGGTCGACACCGAGGCCATCCCCGACCCGCTGCACGCCGCCCGGACCGTCCGCACCGGCACGGACCTCACGCTCGCCGCGTACGGCCCGATGGTGAAGGTCTGCCTCGAGGCCGCCGCGGCCGCCGAGGAGGAGGGCAAGTCGCTGGAGGTCCTGGACCTGCGCTCGATGTCCCCGATCGACTTCGACGCCGTGCAGAAGTCCGTGGAGAAGACCCGCCGGCTCGTCGTCGTCCACGAGGCCCCGGTCTTCTACGGCTCCGGTGCCGAGATCGCCGCCCGCATCACGGAGCGGTGCTTCTACCACCTGGAGGCCCCGGTGCTGAGGGTCGGCGGTTTCCACGCCCCGTACCCGCCGGCCCGGCTCGAGGAGGAGTACCTCCCGGGACTGGACCGTGTGCTCGACGCCGTCGACCGCTCGCTGGCGTACTGAGGAGAGGGTCGTGACGACGATGACTGAGAACGCGGCTCGCTTCCGTGAGTTCAAGATGCCCGACGTGGGCGAGGGACTGACCGAGGCCGAG from Streptomyces sp. FIT100 includes these protein-coding regions:
- a CDS encoding alpha-ketoacid dehydrogenase subunit beta, whose protein sequence is MAAEKMSLAKALNESLRKALDTDPKVLIMGEDVGKLGGVFRITDGLQKDFGEGRVIDTPLAESGIVGTAIGLALRGYRPVVEIQFDGFVFPAYDQIVTQLAKMHARALGKIKLPVVVRIPYGGGIGAVEHHSESPEALFAHVSGLKVVSPSNASDGYWMLQQAIQSDDPVIFFEPKRRYWDKAEVDTEAIPDPLHAARTVRTGTDLTLAAYGPMVKVCLEAAAAAEEEGKSLEVLDLRSMSPIDFDAVQKSVEKTRRLVVVHEAPVFYGSGAEIAARITERCFYHLEAPVLRVGGFHAPYPPARLEEEYLPGLDRVLDAVDRSLAY